GCGCCCGCGGGCGTAGGCTCGTCTCTGCGTATCAAGGCTTGAGGTTCCAGAACAGGTCCATGGCCCAGAAGGAAAAGGGCTCAAGACGCCGGGCGTTTCTCATTCCGAGGAGACACCATGAAAGCGATCGGTTTGTTGCTGGGGCTGATTCTCCCCGTGGCGACCCAAGGACCGTCGTCCGAGTCCGGGGTGGAGTGGCCGTTCAAGTCCGCCTCGGGGGCTTTTTTCGCGCTTTCGGTCGCCGATTTGCGGGCCAGCTCCCGGTGGTACTCGGAGATGCTGGGCCTCAGAATCGTGACGGAGACCCCGAAGCAGGACAAGGCGGCTGTCGTAGTCCTCGGGGGGGAGGACTCCCCGTCGAGCTGATGCAGCTCGACGGGGCTTTGCCGTCGAGCAAGGTGTCGCCGAGCCTGCCAGGAGCGCAATCGGTTCACGGCATCTTCAAAGCCGGGCTGTTCGTGGAAGATTTCGAGGGCACCCTCGCAAAGCTCAGGTCACGAGGCGTTCGAAATCGCCTACGGGCCGTTCCCGGCGCGCGGCAACCAGCGAGCGAACGTCGTCGTTCGGGACAACTCGGGGAACCTGCTCCAGTTCTTTGGCAGGTAGGTGCGGGTCGTCGCGGGGTTTGGCTAGGGTTGTGTCTCAGAAATTGACGTTAACATCGAGGCCGTCGAGGCGCCCGGATTGCAAGGCGCGCCGAAGTGCCGCGTACCCATGTGGTACGCAAGCAAGGCGCAACGCAGCAAGCCGGGATGGACCGACGGCCGAATGTAACGGGATTTCGGAGACGCGACCCTAGACCGAGAACTCCTCCGGCTTCCAGGCAAGGCCGAGCTCGGCCGGGGAGGCGATGTAGCCGAGCAGTGCCGAAGCGGCGACCACCTGAGGGGAGGCGAGGTACCCTTCGCCTCCGACCCCCATGCGATTCTGCCAGTTGCGATTGAAGGAGGTGACGGCGCGCTCGCCGGGGCGGAGGGCGTCCGGCCCCTGGCCGAAGCAGGGACCGCACCACGACTCCCGAATTTTTCCACCGACGCTCCGGAAGACGGAGGCGATCGATTCGCCGGCCAGGCGCGGGTCGGGGTTCTCGATCCGCTTTCTGACCAGGCCGCTCCCGGGAAAGATCACGAACTCGGCGTCGGGCGCGATCTGGACGGCTCCCGTCTGCCGCGCGGCGCGGATGACGAGCGCCGCCCCCAGGAGATCCTCGTAGCCGCCGTTGGTGCAGGAGCCGATGAACGCCTTGTCGAACCGGATGCGCTCGCGCGCCACCTCGTCGGCGGGATAGGCGTTGCCGGGGCTGTAGGGTTTGGCGACCATCGGGACGACCCCGGACAGATCGAGGGTCTCGTCGATTTCGTACCGGGCGTCGTCCCCGGGGCGCACGGGCGGGTAGGGAAGCTCGATCCCCCGTTCCCGGAACCAGGCGGTCGTG
The genomic region above belongs to Candidatus Polarisedimenticolia bacterium and contains:
- a CDS encoding VOC family protein; translated protein: MKAIGLLLGLILPVATQGPSSESGVEWPFKSASGAFFALSVADLRASSRWYSEMLGLRIVTETPKQDKAAVVVLGGEDSPSS